The following are encoded in a window of Panthera leo isolate Ple1 chromosome B2, P.leo_Ple1_pat1.1, whole genome shotgun sequence genomic DNA:
- the NQO2 gene encoding ribosyldihydronicotinamide dehydrogenase [quinone] isoform X2, with protein sequence MAGKKVLIVYAHQEPRSFNGSLKKVAVDELGAQGCTVTVSDLYAMDFEPRATRKDITGAVSNPEFFNYGVEAYEACKKGALTSDIIDEQKKVQEADLVIFQNKLALLSLTTGGTAEMYMKTGVSGDYRYFLWPLQHGALHFCGFKVLAPQISFAPEIASEEERKAMVASWAQRLKTIWEEEPIDCTPPWYFGQ encoded by the exons ATGGCAG GCAAGAAAGTTCTCATTGTCTATGCGCACCAAGAACCCAGGTCTTTCAATGGATCCTTGAAGAAAGTGGCTGTGGATGAACTTGGCGCGCAGGGCTGCACTGTCACCGTTTCTGACCTGTATGCCATGGACTTTGAGCCGAGGGCCACCAGGAAAGATATCACTG GTGCTGTCTCTAATCCTGAGTTCTTCAATTATGGGGTGGAAGCATATGAAGCCTGTAAAAAGGGGGCTCTGACCAGTGACATAATTGACGAGCAGAAAAAGGTTCAAGAAGCTGATCTAGTGATATTTCAG AATAAGTTGGCCCTCCTTTCATTAACCACGGGGGGCACAGCCGAGATGTACATGAAAACCGGAGTTAGCGGAGATTATCGATACTTCCTGTGGCCCCTCCAG CATGGTGCCTTGCACTTCTGTGGATTTAAAGTCCTTGCCCCTCAGATCAGTTTTGCTCCCGAGATTGcatcagaagaagagagaaaggcgATGGTGGCCTCCTGGGCCCAGAGGCTGAAAACCATCTGGGAGGAAGAGCCCATTGACTGCACGCCTCCGTGGTACTTCGGGCAGTAA
- the HTATSF1 gene encoding LOW QUALITY PROTEIN: HIV Tat-specific factor 1 (The sequence of the model RefSeq protein was modified relative to this genomic sequence to represent the inferred CDS: inserted 7 bases in 4 codons; substituted 5 bases at 5 genomic stop codons), whose amino-acid sequence MDLRGIREKKEDSCSGNFSVGCLLSPNYSPHQVPGASFSKHGTRRETRNIFIEQNPRVRGTVQFKPVLFKGQLCLDEESANEQLQIRELYRDTKNSSGETQPFEEQLADILAGKKAWFKITGDFMPAYQANDGFSVMANLSPMLKKPLQRNTPNPPISKRREKRKXLHVEDRAININATGLPTNIMVEAFIQLLTXGMILRSSERLYGQVLQRXQGNLKADGLCSYLKRESXDCAIMLLHEDEIRSXKSHTEVAKFQLXGEYEASERKRCKPHRKDLVLEXKHLDCWNILSLVPHEGMVITKVFHPMDFEDGPLVLIRVRENLXECSKLGSIRNLLLFKRHQMAFPEHPSTSKMNAQEATTNMAFEESIHGKIFEKWEDGRDFEDASEKDAKKHGPQNTFKKDSEEKKTKKSAGNPEKQTEEEDVLERESEDCSEKGFEEDSKKXRAENGVEKERKQEEENADGKGSEDAEEERGGAESGEEWCGESDVGTVGGTGDAKEGGPLCIGSSSVLRSEEEI is encoded by the exons tatatttattgaacaaaatcCACGTGTAAGAGGaactgtgcagttcaaacctgtgttgttcaagggtcagctgtgcTTGGATGAGGAATCTGCAAATGAGCAACTGCAAATTCGAGAACTATACAGAGACACCAAGAATTCCAGTGGAGAAACCCAGCCTTTCGAGGAGCAGCTGGCTGACATCCTTGCAGGCAAGAAGGCTTGGTTTAAGATCACTGGAGACTTCATGCCTGCATATCAGGCTAATGACGGTTTCTCAGTGATGGCAAATCTGTCACCAATGCTAAAAAAACCTCTGCAGAGAAACACCCCCAATCCACCAATctcaaaaaggagagaaaaaagaaa ccttcaTGTGGAAGACAGagctataaatataaatgcaactgGTTTGCCTACAAACATTATGGTGGAGGCATTTATACAACTTCTGAC TGGCATGATTCTGAGATCTTCAGAGAGACTTTATGGTCAAGTTTTACAAAGATAACAAGGAAATCTTAAAGCAGATGGGCTTTGCAGTTATTTGAAGAGGGAATC GGATTGTGCAATAATGCTTTTGCATGAAGATGAAATTAGAAGCTAGAAATCACATACTGAGGTAGCTAAGTTTCAAC GAGGGGAATATGAGGCATCAGAAAGGAAGAGGTGCAAGCCCCACAGGAAGGATCTGGTTCTAGAATAAAAGCACCTGGACTGCTGGAACATCCTTAGTTTAGTGCCCCATGAGGGAATGGTCATCACCAAAGTGTTTCATCCTATGGATTTTGAGGATGGTCCATTGGTGCTGATCAGGGTCAGAGAAAACCTTTGAGAGTGTTCAAAGCTTGGGTCAATCAGGAATCTCCTTCTCTTTAAAAGACACCAGATG GCTTTTCCAGAGCACCCTAGCACATCCAAGATGAATGCTCAAGAAGCCACAACTAACATGGCATTTGAAGAATCTATCCATGGAAAGATATTCGAAAAATGGGAAGACGGGAGAGATTTTGAAGATGCTTCCGAAAAAGATGCTAAAAAACATGGCCCCCAAAAT ACCTTCAAAAAAGactctgaagagaaaaaaacaaaaaagtctgcAGGCAACCCTGAAAAGCAAACTGAAGAGGAAGACGTCttggaaagagaatctgaagatTGCTCTGAAAAGGGCTTTGAGGAAGACTCCAAGAAATAACGAGCAGAAAATGGTGTTGAGAAGGA ACggaaacaagaagaagaaaatgcagatGGAAAAGGGTCTGAAGATGCTGAGGAAGAAAGAGGCGGAGCAG AGTCCGGTGAGGAGTGGTGTGGGGAGTCTGATGTGGGGACTGTGGGTGGGACTGGGGACGCTAAGGAGGGAGGGCCCCTGTGCATAGGCAGTAGCTCGGTCCTCAGAAGTGAGGAAGAGATTTAA
- the NQO2 gene encoding ribosyldihydronicotinamide dehydrogenase [quinone] isoform X1 — MAGKKVLIVYAHQEPRSFNGSLKKVAVDELGAQGCTVTVSDLYAMDFEPRATRKDITGAVSNPEFFNYGVEAYEACKKGALTSDIIDEQKKVQEADLVIFQFPLYWFSMPAILKGWMDRVLCQGFAFDIPGFYDSGFLKNKLALLSLTTGGTAEMYMKTGVSGDYRYFLWPLQHGALHFCGFKVLAPQISFAPEIASEEERKAMVASWAQRLKTIWEEEPIDCTPPWYFGQ, encoded by the exons ATGGCAG GCAAGAAAGTTCTCATTGTCTATGCGCACCAAGAACCCAGGTCTTTCAATGGATCCTTGAAGAAAGTGGCTGTGGATGAACTTGGCGCGCAGGGCTGCACTGTCACCGTTTCTGACCTGTATGCCATGGACTTTGAGCCGAGGGCCACCAGGAAAGATATCACTG GTGCTGTCTCTAATCCTGAGTTCTTCAATTATGGGGTGGAAGCATATGAAGCCTGTAAAAAGGGGGCTCTGACCAGTGACATAATTGACGAGCAGAAAAAGGTTCAAGAAGCTGATCTAGTGATATTTCAG TTCCCGCTGTACTGGTTCAGCATGCCAGCTATCCTGAAGGGCTGGATGGACAGGGTGCTGTGCCAGGGGTTTGCCTTCGACATCCCAGGATTCTATGATTCCGGTTTCCTCAAG AATAAGTTGGCCCTCCTTTCATTAACCACGGGGGGCACAGCCGAGATGTACATGAAAACCGGAGTTAGCGGAGATTATCGATACTTCCTGTGGCCCCTCCAG CATGGTGCCTTGCACTTCTGTGGATTTAAAGTCCTTGCCCCTCAGATCAGTTTTGCTCCCGAGATTGcatcagaagaagagagaaaggcgATGGTGGCCTCCTGGGCCCAGAGGCTGAAAACCATCTGGGAGGAAGAGCCCATTGACTGCACGCCTCCGTGGTACTTCGGGCAGTAA